From Eremothecium sinecaudum strain ATCC 58844 chromosome V, complete sequence, a single genomic window includes:
- the GRE1 gene encoding Gre1p (Syntenic homolog of Eremothecium cymbalariae Ecym_2169) yields the protein MSNLLNKFTEKLTDHGNQHKNEYGQSGQSRGGINKQQSSGDWDGSSNIQNRSGRQSGGINENQGSQYGSDGFQSNENQYSSQQPQQQYGSQLGDDQYNSQQSYQQNQPSHGRQGRQGQEFASQQRDQSSGGFSSQDRMSGFSSQDRMSGGYNQQPSGARSGQYDDELEQAEGAFSKGRQQQQSLFGSGNDNSYN from the coding sequence ATGTCTAACTTATTGAACAAATTTACTGAAAAGCTAACCGACCACGGTAACCAACACAAGAACGAGTACGGCCAATCTGGTCAATCTCGTGGCGGTATTAACAAGCAGCAAAGTAGTGGTGATTGGGACGGAAGTTCTAACATCCAGAACAGGTCCGGCCGCCAATCTGGCGGTATAAATGAAAACCAAGGCTCTCAGTATGGCAGCGATGGTTTCCAAAGCAATGAAAACCAGTACAGCTCTCAACAGCCACAACAGCAATACGGCTCTCAATTGGGTGATGATCAGTACAATTCCCAACAAAGTTACCAACAAAACCAACCATCTCATGGTCGCCAAGGTCGCCAAGGTCAGGAGTTTGCCTCTCAACAGAGGGACCAATCTTCCGGTGGATTTTCTAGCCAGGACAGAATGTCTGGATTTTCTAGCCAGGACAGAATGTCTGGTGGCTACAACCAACAACCTTCCGGTGCTAGATCTGGTCAGTACGACGACGAATTGGAGCAAGCTGAAGGTGCCTTCAGCAAGGGCAgacaacaacaacaaagCTTGTTCGGTTCAGGAAATGACAATTCCTACAATTGA
- the ECM5 gene encoding Ecm5p (Syntenic homolog of Ashbya gossypii AFL127C; Syntenic homolog of Saccharomyces cerevisiae YMR176W (ECM5)), with product MTTASVHDNAISETAVNLIRSPTIKSGYKSVACGPNQVQVETTDVPASDTKAVNELSACRHLYGGAPKTSRFMKSLDTSSNAQLNAHTYNPYLYTQHKTRPNAPFYVLHVKSKQLIDSQNIEGPKVGSINGYEYTIKAGSVPTFKIKKSVIPSPSAFYETVKDIGEEFGAIILNIEDDISASEKDSDLSSVSSTLNEFSLDTEYFWFKARKQYLNSFKSENKKKLDFHRRLFKFYKEFAAEADTAAKPKVIGKVPSIDKRTLDLYRLRNCVLLRGGFKAVCEKKLWAQLGRELGYSGRIMSSLSTSLRSAYAKVFSDYDKWEEDQSNNKFDEQPSSVNLDGTNFAADSMENNGESNKKRTFEDSKDEMPTEDMQQEKKSRLAKVKAYHVGSSCAEYTRIRDIKACKGIETNFERVTEGFLNLTEPKASLPNYNFSFWQSGMEIYDKSSHENMNSPIYNLRQYYEKSLRHLEVVESMYKNISSKVFLEDDKIEQMAFEKMFFDILADPNLSFDVDTGIDLPSIVHGSGFRTISKSNNNIKDILDPWNFNNIPLSKDSLFQFLDIDYGNLTRPKLNVGMLFSTKGWSIGDQFLPEINYNYLGSSLLWYIVPPESQEAFEKLVLEINSILNTPNDDQENIEPDLRRSEVFKSYAETNPSSPVTTISRRSRAHEAYTTKDKKSTSASYLLPNDLQLHPDDLAARGIKVYKACQNANSFILFFPRSYHTSISTGFHVSESCYLAPQSWLKNLEPSKRWFSERQMLQSVNSFEFLKNIVENSNEERLVKEAKELLIPMINEELKLREVFVGMFPEIYLISNDFDFISDEDLSFTFPSKVVIVADAGEQFTMSLSSFLSQIKKNDNTYMLFSKEISYSNLHCHVYYSTEALQCLLNDITAEGKSEKHPVEKVADLVLKRYSGSRIPLSILESLLRRHQTTTDPQLLEVKQYIEHIQPMILQCRGFLERMNISNIVSVDYGSGFNLNELPALRFNCTADELETLCKELRPLSVEFVELNSVFQTLRRFKEFQEISVSALSAKDLNQMKLAYGYGAELGIKSNYLDSLATSIIQIGWLDTYDLAIVHRSPSCYENYEDYNLRSMYNFLKIGVRYLDHNVHQEKLERLSNILKRSQEIIDIINGFFKKKNYKVPIQQLEFIMDSLNNEFIPLEPEVVSSLWKLAEGVREVKHKFIPSCSRLSVNENASKLATYLKTLDNDALKYIPYFNGSEQDLRMSAGDISMEEYPAFFGRYLKESKTWTQTLGKLIPNWRTSLDSILDHTRRCLDIAHDVFYTSEMAHNQSVYCFCRNGDIGSTMVECEICREWYHISCINDGNWSLPPDDKSAFLCTVCSPIPIEQKTKKLDIHHLLELLHSSVTLKIIPDRLVLHKLFAIFECVLKFRGKLQSECEDLSSAEFHEKAKFYLRKLQGAGCQMTAEITQLQNTIKNDDLNAIAKLRASNRTIVTGYEALLNSPKDNNDVKQSDATDCSLLKHNSMISSHNPESPTTSFNDSVISVSTGISDKLTQINTHNNPISSMEPVSDGKDDTSNMGKVIPKRIGIADLLSPLPEN from the coding sequence ATGACAACTGCATCTGTACATGATAATGCGATATCTGAGACAGCAGTAAATCTAATACGTTCTCCAACAATTAAGTCTGGCTACAAGAGCGTTGCTTGTGGTCCAAACCAGGTTCAAGTGGAAACCACAGATGTTCCTGCTTCAGATACAAAAGCTGTTAACGAGTTGAGTGCATGTAGGCATTTATATGGTGGAGCTCCAAAAACAAGCCGGTTTATGAAGAGTTTAGATACATCTTCGAATGCACAATTGAATGCTCATACTTATAATCCATATCTTTATACCCAACATAAAACACGTCCGAATGCACCATTTTATGTGCTTCATGTGAAGAGTAAACAACTAATAGATTCACAAAATATTGAGGGGCCTAAGGTTGGCTCCATTAATGGGTATGAATATACGATAAAGGCTGGCTCTGTACCAAcatttaaaataaaaaagaGCGTGATACCCTCTCCATCTGCATTTTACGAGACTGTTAAAGATATTGGAGAAGAGTTTGGAGCTATTATTTTAAATATTGAGGATGATATAAGTGCTAGTGAAAAAGATAGCGATTTATCATCAGTATCTTCAACCCTGAACGAATTCTCTTTGGATACAGAGTACTTCTGGTTTAAGGCGAGAAAACAATACCTGAATTCTTTTAAAAGCGAAAATAAGAAGAAATTGGACTTCCACCGAAGGCTTTTCAAGTTTTACAAAGAGTTTGCTGCTGAAGCAGACACTGCCGCGAAACCTAAAGTTATTGGAAAGGTACCTAGTATAGATAAACGAACTTTAGATCTCTACAGGCTTCGAAACTGTGTTTTGTTGAGGGGTGGTTTTAAAGCAGTATGCGAAAAAAAGCTATGGGCGCAATTAGGAAGAGAACTGGGGTATTCGGGTAGGATAATGAGTTCATTGTCTACCTCTCTGCGGTCTGCATACGCCAAAGTATTTAGTGATTATGATAAGTGGGAGGAGGATCAATCCAATAATAAATTTGATGAGCAACCCTCATCTGTGAATCTGGATGGTACAAACTTTGCGGCTGATTCTATGGAAAACAATGGTGAAAGTAATAAAAAGCGGACATTCGAAGATAGTAAAGATGAAATGCCTACAGAAGATATGCAGCAAGAAAAAAAAAGCCGATTGGCTAAAGTCAAGGCATATCATGTTGGTAGTTCGTGTGCAGAATACACAAGGATCAGGGATATAAAGGCTTGTAAGGGTATTGAAACAAACTTTGAGCGTGTAACAGAGGGCTTCTTAAACTTGACTGAGCCCAAGGCATCACTGCCTAACTATAACTTTAGTTTTTGGCAGTCTGGCATGGAGATATACGATAAATCTTCCCACGAAAATATGAACTCTCCAATTTATAACCTAAGACAATATTATGAAAAAAGTTTACGCCACCTAGAGGTCGTTGAATCAATGTACAAAAACATATCATCTAAGGTATTCCTAGAAGATGACAAGATTGAACAAATGGCCTTTGAAAAGATGTTCTTCGATATTCTGGCTGACCCAAATTTATCATTTGATGTAGACACAGGTATTGATTTGCCAAGCATTGTGCATGGATCTGGATTTCGCACAATATCAAAGTccaataataatattaaagataTATTAGATCCTTGGAACTTTAATAATATTCCATTATCCAAAGACTCTTTATTCCAATTTTTGGACATTGATTATGGTAACCTAACAAGACCAAAGTTAAACGTGGGAATGCTGTTTTCTACTAAAGGCTGGTCTATAGGTGATCAATTCTTGCCTGAGATCAACTACAATTATTTAGGATCATCCTTGTTATGGTATATTGTACCTCCTGAATCCCAAGAAGCTTTTGAAAAGCTAGTTTTGGAGATAAATTCTATCTTAAATACGCCAAACGATGACCAGGAAAACATAGAGCCTGACCTCAGAAGGTCTGAAGTCTTTAAAAGCTATGCAGAAACGAATCCATCATCACCAGTCACTACAATTTCAAGAAGGTCGCGTGCTCATGAGGCATATACAACTAAAGATAAAAAGTCAACTTCGGCGTCTTATTTATTACCAAATGATCTACAGTTGCACCCTGATGATCTTGCAGCACGTGGTATAAAGGTATACAAGGCATGTCAAAATGCAAATTCATTTATATTGTTTTTCCCTAGATCTTACCATACCTCTATTTCTACCGGGTTCCACGTTTCTGAAAGCTGCTATTTAGCTCCCCAATCGTGGTTGAAGAACCTTGAACCAAGTAAAAGATGGTTTTCCGAAAGACAAATGTTGCAAAGCGTTAACTCTTTCGAATTTCTAAAAAACATAGTTGAGAACAGTAATGAAGAACGCCTGGTTAAGGAAGCAAAAGAGTTGCTTATCCCAATGATCAACGAAGAACTGAAATTGCGTGAAGTTTTTGTTGGTATGTTTCCAGAAATTTACTTGATATCGAATGACTTTGACTTTATTTCGGACGAAGACCTTAGTTTCACTTTTCCTTCAAAGGTGGTAATTGTGGCTGATGCTGGTGAACAGTTCACAATGTCCTTGAGTAGCTTTTTATCACAAATTAAGAAGAACGATAACACATATATGCTGTTTTCGAAAGAGATATCGTATTCAAATCTACATTGTCACGTATACTATTCGACCGAAGCGCTTCAGTGCCTTTTAAATGATATTACAGCAGAAGGAAAGTCTGAGAAGCACCCCGTTGAAAAAGTAGCTGACTTAGTGTTAAAAAGATACTCTGGCTCACGCATTCCACTATCAATACTTGAATCATTACTACGAAGGCATCAGACTACCACTGATCCGCAACTTCTTGAAGTCAAGCAGTACATTGAACATATACAGCCAATGATACTGCAATGCAGAGGATTTTTAGAACGGATGAACATCTCTAATATTGTATCCGTAGATTATGGTTCTGGTTTTAACCTCAATGAATTACCCGCTTTACGGTTTAACTGCACTGCGGACGAATTGGAAACACTTTGCAAAGAATTGAGACCACTTTCTGTCGAGTTTGTCGAGTTGAATTCAGTGTTTCAAACACTACGCCGCTTCAAGGAGTTTCAAGAGATAAGCGTCTCAGCTCTATCTGCTAAAGATTTAAACCAGATGAAGTTAGCGTATGGTTACGGGGCCGAATTGGGCATTAAGTCTAACTACCTGGATTCGTTAGCGACCTCTATCATACAGATCGGCTGGTTAGATACATACGACCTTGCAATTGTGCATCGTTCTCCATCTTGCTATGAAAACTATGAGGACTATAACTTACGGTCAATGTACAATTTTTTGAAGATAGGTGTAAGGTACCTTGATCATAATGTCCACCAAGAAAAGCTGGAGAGACTAAGCAATATCTTAAAGAGGTCGCAGGAAATTATTGATATTATCAACGGATTTTTCAAGAAAAAGAACTACAAAGTACCAATTCAGCAACTCGAGTTCATTATGGACTCTTTAAACAATGAGTTCATACCTTTGGAACCCGAAGTCGTTAGTAGTTTATGGAAACTCGCAGAGGGTGTTCGAGAGGTCAAGCATAAATTCATCCCATCCTGCTCCAGACTTTCTGTTAACGAAAATGCTTCAAAGTTAGCGACATATTTGAAAACTTTAGACAACGATGctttaaaatatattccTTACTTCAACGGTTCAGAACAGGACCTGAGAATGTCTGCTGGAGACATATCCATGGAGGAATACCCTGCATTTTTTGGCAGGTACCTAAAGGAGTCCAAAACTTGGACCCAAACACTAGGTAAACTTATCCCTAATTGGAGGACTTCATTAGATTCCATATTGGATCACACAAGACGTTGTCTGGATATCGCCCATGATGTATTTTATACATCTGAAATGGCGCATAACCAATCAGTTTACTGTTTCTGTCGAAACGGAGATATAGGTAGCACAATGGTGGAATGCGAAATTTGTAGAGAATGGTACCATATCAGTTGCATAAATGACGGAAATTGGTCCTTGCCACCGGACGATAAAAGTGCGTTCCTATGCACTGTATGCAGTCCAATCCCTATTGAACAAAAAACCAAGAAGCTAGACATACATCATCTCCTTGAATTGTTACACTCATCCGTTACTCTAAAAATAATTCCCGACAGGCTAGTCCTGCACAAGCTGTTCGCAATATTTGAATGCGTCCTCAAATTTAGAGGTAAGCTGCAAAGCGAGTGCGAAGATCTCTCAAGCGCAGAGTTCCATGAAAAAGCAAAGTTCTACCTAAGAAAGCTCCAGGGTGCTGGGTGCCAGATGACAGCTGAAATAACACAGCTGCAAAATACTATTAAAAACGACGACTTAAATGCAATAGCAAAACTAAGAGCTTCAAATCGCACTATAGTCACCGGTTATGAAGCGCTTTTAAATTCACCAAAGGATAACAATGATGTTAAACAGAGCGACGCAACCGATTGTTCATTACTTAAACATAACAGCATGATATCTTCTCACAATCCTGAATCTCCAACTACGAGCTTTAACGATTCAGTCATATCCGTTTCTACAGGAATATCTGACAAACTTACTCAAATAAATACCCATAACAACCCAATCTCATCAATGGAACCCGTCTCTGACGGTAAAGACGACACTAGTAATATGGGAAAAGTTATACCTAAGCGAATTGGAATTGCGGACCTCTTATCACCACTTCCAGAAAATTAA
- the HOT1 gene encoding Hot1p (Syntenic homolog of Ashbya gossypii AFL124C; Syntenic homolog of Saccharomyces cerevisiae YMR172W (HOT1)): MVDLPSPMGASSITGPDNDHRNSGIGFNIEFGNSRRIMDRRNSASQGANGSAIADVFTKQGSSGSLNSGILTGNGSGDVSSHTMVGLEQTSIYQDQYPSVMSETSTLTGGMRSGCGTSTNAHAQHSNDSLANSNALTSNIQLCQRLEEVSARLIVMEDTVNKLLRKIDLQQNVITSLRYENREVMQTIMRDVKDVKSQLPVLDEHIVAANPMSGGNYGLLKTTSRSQKDVRNDSNLESSASMPNIPKQTQSQYIPQIVDNYAMDDMYQPFSSRSQSEKFTLDLKDINKDGGIPRKQLSGMKTHSTSTLASHTVPAGQGAGVHKNRKDRAFDDNLSPSIQNYFMGLPKLSDENMTQPTVLSPELSDLGVKEPLDVGRNRRSHNLTFQIGPSDSNREASKLKYTVEEDGYLEDDEQFRVDNEDEDEVDEAASAANVKALSPNTVHQFANSGSQVSVSGTPEAGRLVLKNNAKLAVNAKKPSMLHNVATSGSDDGRPDFTEYTMIKAPDSVQAIWDEYTTGVHGKPSIRYLEQRYGNKWRLNRNKKTFARRNRIYKFILNGLREKKSEKEMIDILEARRKYKNEHGEVKWRTIGWLQQSLSGI, encoded by the coding sequence ATGGTTGACTTACCTTCTCCGATGGGTGCATCTTCTATCACAGGACCGGATAATGACCATCGAAATAGTGGTATTGGGTTCAATATCGAGTTTGGAAATAGTAGAAGAATTATGGATCGTAGAAACTCGGCATCACAGGGGGCAAATGGAAGCGCTATTGCCGATGTTTTTACTAAACAAGGTAGTTCTGGGAGTTTAAATTCGGGTATTTTAACGGGTAATGGAAGTGGGGATGTTAGTAGTCATACTATGGTTGGTTTGGAACAGACTAGCATTTATCAGGATCAATACCCTAGTGTTATGAGTGAAACGTCAACCCTTACTGGCGGCATGAGATCAGGCTGTGGCACTAGTACAAACGCACATGCACAGCATAGTAATGACAGCTTAGCAAATTCTAATGCGTTGACTTCTAATATTCAATTATGCCAGCGGTTGGAGGAGGTTAGTGCGAGGCTGATAGTGATGGAGGATACAGTAAATAAGTTGTTGCGGAAGATAGACCTACAGCAGAACGTTATTACGTCACTGCGGTATGAGAACCGGGAAGTGATGCAGACGATTATGCGAGACGTGAAGGATGTAAAGAGCCAGCTTCCTGTATTGGATGAGCATATAGTTGCCGCTAATCCCATGTCGGGTGGTAACTATGGGTTGCTGAAGACTACCTCTCGGAGCCAAAAAGATGTCAGAAATGACAGTAATTTAGAGTCATCTGCTTCTATGCCCAATATTCCGAAACAAACACAGTCTCAGTATATACCTCAGATTGTGGATAACTATGCGATGGACGATATGTATCAGCCATTTAGTTCTAGGAGTCAATCAGAGAAATTCACTTTAGACCTGAAAGATATTAATAAGGACGGTGGAATTCCTCGTAAACAGCTCTCAGGTATGAAGACTCATTCGACTTCTACATTAGCATCACATACAGTGCCCGCTGGTCAAGGTGCTGGAGTGCATAAGAATAGAAAGGATAGAGCTTTCGATGACAATTTATCTCCCTCAATTCAAAATTATTTCATGGGCCTTCCAAAACTTTCTGATGAGAATATGACGCAGCCGACGGTCTTATCCCCAGAACTATCTGACCTTGGTGTTAAGGAACCGCTTGATGTCGGACGTAATAGGCGCAGTCATAACTTAACTTTCCAAATTGGTCCCAGTGATAGTAATAGGGAAGCTAGCAAATTGAAGTACACTGTGGAAGAAGACGGATATCTTGAAGACGATGAGCAGTTTCGCGTTGACAATGAGGACGAGGATGAAGTAGACGAGGCTGCGAGTGCAGCGAATGTGAAGGCTCTATCACCGAACACGGTGCATCAATTTGCAAATAGTGGCAGTCAGGTTAGCGTTAGCGGGACGCCAGAAGCAGGCAGGCTTGTTTTGAAGAATAATGCAAAACTAGCAGTCAATGCTAAGAAGCCAAGTATGCTTCATAACGTCGCTACGTCTGGTTCAGATGACGGCCGACCCGATTTCACGGAATATACAATGATAAAAGCACCTGATAGTGTACAAGCTATATGGGACGAATATACGACGGGTGTTCATGGTAAACCCTCCATAAGGTATCTGGAGCAACGGTATGGCAATAAATGGCGGCTAAACAGAAATAAGAAGACGTTTGCTAGAAGGAATCGTATATACAAATTCATACTAAATGGTCTTCGGGAAAAGAAATctgagaaggaaatgatAGATATATTAGAAGCACGCAGAAAGTACAAAAATGAGCATGGTGAGGTTAAGTGGAGGACAATAGGTTGGTTACAGCAAAGTCTCTCTGGGATATAA
- a CDS encoding cation diffusion facilitator family transporter (Syntenic homolog of Ashbya gossypii AFL128C; Syntenic homolog of Saccharomyces cerevisiae YMR177W (MMT1) and YPL224C (MMT2)) has protein sequence MPLSPLATVLKIPKAGPFLRYQISNIHYTTRMLGAGMNNKASTNRVQDNMEKTLGKNFTKHANEENTHDHIHTSESRTESSSSFRLGSMATRVPVHEKLHMHSHNHSHTHGNPLLVMSKEEFRKNRGVRITWIGLLSNIGLAAGKFVGGIVFHSQALLADAVHALSDLVSDLMTLYAVSFANKKPSNDYPYGHGKIETLGSLAVSSILTMAGLSIGWSSLCALVGPFVPHAILEIISAHGHSHSHHNADLTNINAAWIALGSIILKEWIFRATKKVAIETDSNVLMANAWHHRIDSLTSLVALVTISSGYFLNVTSLDAFGGLLVSALVVNTGFRGITQAANELIDRSLPETEPRYLEVKEVTSETLKNMRSNNNSGKPYVLKNLVVMVSGPNAYANMLIEVPLQRWDNVLTLEEFELVTDHIRAVLYKNLPYLKTVNIEFTGERPELQGQEAEEVARQREQYSINVPETKLRQRSKSHSHSHWPFSGDHSH, from the coding sequence ATGCCCTTATCCCCCCTAGCTACAGTACTAAAGATACCGAAGGCAGGTCCATTCCTGCGGTACCAAATTAGTAATATCCACTACACTACTAGAATGCTGGGTGCAGGAATGAACAATAAGGCGTCCACGAATAGAGTTCAAGATAATATGGAAAAAACGTTGGGAAAGAACTTTACGAAGCATGCTAATGAAGAAAATACTCACGATCATATTCACACCAGTGAATCAAGAACTGAAAGCAGCAGTTCTTTTAGGTTAGGCTCTATGGCTACAAGAGTTCCCGTTCACGAAAAGTTGCATATGCATTCGCACAATCACTCCCATACCCATGGCAACCCTTTATTGGTGATGAGTAAAGAAGAGTTCAGGAAAAATCGTGGTGTTAGAATCACTTGGATCGGGTTGCTTTCTAACATTGGTTTAGCAGCTGGAAAGTTTGTCGGAGGCATAGTGTTTCATTCTCAGGCCTTGCTTGCTGATGCTGTGCATGCTTTGAGTGACCTAGTATCTGATTTAATGACTTTATATGCGGTATCTTTTGCAAATAAGAAGCCTTCTAATGATTATCCATACGGCCACGGCAAGATTGAAACTCTTGGCTCACTTGCCGTGTCATCAATCTTAACAATGGCAGGTCTGTCGATTGGATGGAGTTCTTTATGTGCGTTGGTGGGACCATTTGTTCCGCATGCAATCCTTGAAATTATCTCAGCCCATGGCCATTCACACTCGCACCACAATGCAGACTTGACGAACATTAATGCGGCATGGATTGCCTTGGGTTCTATTATTCTTAAAGAATGGATTTTTCGTGCTACCAAGAAAGTTGCGATAGAGACGGATTCCAACGTGCTTATGGCGAACGCTTGGCACCATAGAATAGACTCTCTAACATCACTTGTTGCGCTTGTGACTATCTCCTCAGGCTACTTTTTGAACGTGACGTCATTAGATGCCTTTGGTGGTCTACTAGTGTCCGCACTAGTTGTGAACACTGGCTTTCGTGGAATAACGCAGGCTGCTAACGAACTGATTGATCGCTCCCTGCCTGAAACAGAGCCCCGATACCTTGAAGTCAAAGAGGTAACATCTGAGACTCTTAAGAACATGCGTTCCAACAACAACTCGGGGAAACCTTACGTTTTGAAGAACTTGGTAGTGATGGTATCCGGACCAAATGCCTATGCCAATATGCTCATCGAGGTTCCGCTACAAAGGTGGGATAATGTCTTGACACTCGAAGAGTTCGAACTCGTCACAGATCACATCCGTGCCGTCCTTTACAAGAACTTGCCTTACCTGAAAACGGTAAATATAGAGTTCACAGGGGAAAGACCTGAGCTTCAAGGCCAAGAAGCTGAAGAAGTCGCCCGCCAAAGAGAACAATACTCAATAAATGTACCGGAAACAAAATTGAGACAGCGCTCCAAATCCCACTCACACTCTCACTGGCCTTTCTCTGGGGACCATTCTCACTAA
- the FMP40 gene encoding Fmp40p (Syntenic homolog of Ashbya gossypii AFL123W; Syntenic homolog of Saccharomyces cerevisiae YPL222W (FMP40)) — translation MASRRGLMQALKESGTSKVVRYLAADQTVPSVEKAVLVYGSEVPKARSSFNVPRVVKCGNRCAHFAFTVPEKRENYRVLMQSDRALEELALCRDDELKEYCQGSKLYVDEERQIFPYALAYAGFQFGQFAGQLGDGRVANLFDIKDRNGNYQTLQIKGSGLTPFSRFADGKAILSASIREYVISETLNAVGIPSTRAVQLTLLPGTKARRTIYEPCASVTRFSPSWIRIGNFDLFRWRGDDNGMLRLADFCINEVFDGGRMFPKELPIDAFVEDLFPDPEEKNQAPVEPTSNHSEGLNGSSTVYEHFYRHVVNLNAECVAYWQAYGFCNGVLNTDNVSIMGLSMDFGPFAFMDKFKPNYTPNHDDIERRYAYANQPQVMWWNLTKLGEALILLLGAGSKHIEAIKALKSRAELTDSVVEDISARASAVIRNAGNEFKFRFTLKYVELMAKRLGIEMEFPEMKTENLDIITEKASDFIERVLKPFLSILQETEVDYNNSFVSLQNYKGPFVDEANGIEGLDEEFVAIFFNEKQRESLKNNKRIGVDDGGESVKLFETLESLKKWTLVYYTLVQDYSARLDIQRAVNPLFLPRNYIFDEVIDKLSDQREAISDPNSELDISALEKLFHISTNPYEASLWPQVLEDSTIERWTEGTTNMNDGDCMTQCGCSS, via the coding sequence ATGGCCAGCAGACGTGGGTTGATGCAAGCCCTGAAGGAAAGTGGGACCTCAAAGGTTGTTCGATACCTTGCGGCTGATCAAACTGTTCCCTCTGTTGAAAAAGCAGTCCTCGTTTATGGATCGGAAGTTCCAAAAGCAAGGAGTTCTTTCAATGTGCCTAGGGTTGTTAAATGTGGAAACAGGTGTGCCCATTTTGCCTTTACAGTTCCTGAGAAGAGAGAAAACTACAGGGTGCTGATGCAATCAGATAGGGCACTGGAGGAGTTGGCATTGTGTAGAGACGACGAATTAAAGGAATATTGCCAAGGTAGTAAGCTatatgttgatgaagaGCGGCAAATATTTCCATATGCCCTGGCTTATGCAGGGTTTCAGTTTGGACAGTTCGCTGGCCAGCTTGGTGACGGGCGCGTCGCAAATCTTTTCGACATAAAAGATCGCAATGGGAACTACCAAACGTTACAAATAAAAGGCAGTGGCCTGACACCATTTTCAAGGTTTGCAGATGGGAAGGCGATATTGTCGGCTAGCATTCGTGAGTACGTAATTTCTGAAACTTTAAATGCGGTTGGAATTCCGAGCACAAGAGCGGTTCAGTTGACTTTATTGCCTGGCACAAAGGCCAGGAGAACAATTTATGAGCCATGCGCGTCAGTTACTCGGTTTTCGCCCTCGTGGATTCGGATTGGGAATTTTGATTTATTCAGATGGAGGGGAGATGACAATGGCATGCTTCGTCTGGCAGATTTCTGTATAAATGAAGTTTTTGACGGTGGGAGAATGTTCCCAAAGGAACTTCCAATCGATGCATTTGTTGAGGACTTGTTCCCAGATCCCGAAGAGAAGAACCAGGCTCCTGTGGAGCCTACTTCTAATCATTCTGAGGGGCTGAATGGATCCAGTACTGTATATGAGCATTTTTACAGGCACGTGGTTAACTTGAATGCTGAATGTGTTGCCTATTGGCAGGCATATGGATTCTGTAACGGTGTGTTGAACACAGATAATGTCTCTATCATGGGTTTATCGATGGATTTTGGGCCCTTTGCGTTTATGGATAAATTCAAGCCTAACTATACTCCAAATCACGATGACATCGAGCGCCGGTACGCTTACGCAAATCAACCCCAGGTGATGTGGTGGAACCTAACGAAGCTTGGTGAAGCCTTGATACTATTACTGGGTGCTGGAAGTAAACATATTGAAGCTATCAAGGCATTGAAATCAAGAGCTGAGCTCACAGATTCCGTAGTGGAGGATATTTCTGCGCGAGCAAGTGCAGTTATAAGGAACGCTGGTAACGAGTTCAAATTTCGCTTTACCCTAAAATATGTGGAATTAATGGCGAAACGTCTCGGTATCGAAATGGAGTTCCCTGAGATGAAGACTGAAAATCTTGATATTATAACCGAAAAGGCGTCCGATTTTATTGAAAGGGTACTGAAGCCTTTTCTTTCGATTCTTCAAGAAACTGAAGTTGATTACAACAATAGTTTTGTAAGCTTGCAAAACTACAAAGGTCCATTCGTTGACGAAGCTAACGGTATTGAAGGGCTTGACGAAGAATTCGTTGCCATATTCTTCAATGAAAAACAAAGGGAGAGTCTGAAGAATAATAAGCGTATCGGTGTTGACGATGGGGGAGAGTCCGTGAAGTTATTTGAAACGTTGGAGTCATTAAAGAAATGGACACTGGTTTACTATACACTAGTTCAGGATTACAGCGCAAGACTAGATATTCAGCGAGCCGTAAACCCGCTCTTTTTACCAAGAAATTACATTTTCGACGAGGTTATTGACAAACTAAGCGACCAGAGAGAAGCTATATCAGATCCTAACAGCGAATTAGACATAAGCGCGCTAGAAAAATTATTCCACATAAGCACTAACCCATATGAAGCGTCTCTATGGCCTCAGGTTCTAGAGGACTCTACAATCGAAAGATGGACGGAAGGTACAACAAATATGAATGATGGGGATTGTATGACTCAATGTGGCTGTTCTAGTTAA